One window from the genome of Vicinamibacteria bacterium encodes:
- the lpdA gene encoding dihydrolipoyl dehydrogenase has translation MTKSNDRVQVAVVGGGPGGYAAAFRAADHGLSVALVDPEENPGGVCLYRGCIPSKALLHVTKVLDDARAAAEWGIRFADPEIDLEALRGFEARVVEKLTRGLGDLRGRRDVRYVRGLAGIADAHTLEVDTGGDTKETIACEHIILATGSKPMRPSNLWIESPRVLDSSGALALDEVPKSLLVVGGGYIGLELGSVYASLGSRVSVVEMTEGLLPGVDRDLVGVLEKRVKERFDQVLLGTKVERLREMDDGIRVSLEGEDLEETEQRFEKVLIAVGRSPNTDIPGLGRTKVQIGDDGFLAVSPERRTAEPSIFAIGDIAGEPMLAHKASHEGKVAADVIAGEAAAFEPRAIPAVVFTDPEIAWCGLSEEEAKEEGIDVETARFPWEASGRATTLGGAKGLTKLIVEPESGRLLGAGFAGPGAGELVSETVLAIEMGATTKDLELSIHPHPTLSETVMEAAEVFLGHGTHVYRR, from the coding sequence ATGACCAAGTCGAACGATCGCGTCCAAGTGGCCGTGGTGGGGGGCGGACCCGGAGGCTATGCCGCCGCTTTTCGCGCCGCGGACCACGGTCTTTCGGTGGCTCTCGTGGACCCCGAGGAGAATCCCGGAGGCGTATGCCTCTACCGCGGCTGCATTCCATCCAAGGCGTTGCTCCACGTGACCAAGGTTCTCGACGACGCCCGGGCGGCCGCCGAATGGGGCATTCGTTTTGCCGATCCCGAGATCGATCTCGAGGCCCTGCGCGGTTTCGAAGCGCGAGTCGTGGAGAAGCTCACCCGGGGACTCGGTGACTTGAGAGGGAGGCGGGATGTTCGCTATGTCCGTGGTCTGGCGGGAATCGCCGACGCTCACACGCTCGAGGTCGACACCGGCGGCGACACGAAGGAGACTATAGCCTGCGAGCACATCATTCTCGCCACGGGTTCGAAGCCGATGCGACCTTCCAATCTCTGGATCGAAAGCCCTCGCGTCCTGGATTCTTCCGGGGCGCTCGCGCTCGACGAGGTCCCGAAGTCTCTACTCGTGGTCGGCGGCGGCTATATCGGGCTCGAGCTCGGTTCGGTCTATGCGTCCCTCGGAAGCCGCGTGAGCGTCGTCGAGATGACCGAGGGTCTCCTTCCCGGTGTCGATCGGGATCTGGTGGGCGTGCTCGAAAAACGCGTCAAGGAGCGCTTCGACCAGGTGCTCCTCGGGACGAAGGTCGAGCGGCTGCGGGAGATGGACGACGGGATTCGAGTCAGCCTCGAGGGAGAAGACCTGGAGGAGACAGAGCAACGATTCGAGAAAGTGCTGATCGCCGTGGGCCGCTCTCCGAACACCGACATTCCTGGTCTCGGTAGAACGAAAGTTCAGATCGGTGACGATGGTTTCCTCGCGGTCTCTCCAGAGCGCAGGACCGCAGAGCCATCCATCTTCGCCATCGGTGACATCGCCGGAGAACCCATGCTCGCGCACAAAGCGTCACATGAAGGCAAAGTGGCCGCCGACGTCATCGCCGGCGAAGCGGCCGCGTTCGAGCCGCGAGCGATTCCCGCCGTCGTCTTCACCGACCCCGAAATCGCCTGGTGCGGGCTCTCGGAAGAAGAGGCCAAGGAAGAGGGAATCGACGTGGAGACCGCACGATTCCCGTGGGAAGCCTCGGGCCGTGCAACCACTCTAGGAGGCGCCAAAGGACTCACCAAGCTCATCGTCGAACCGGAATCCGGGCGTTTGCTCGGTGCCGGCTTCGCCGGGCCGGGAGCGGGCGAGCTCGTCTCGGAGACGGTCCTGGCTATCGAGATGGGCGCCACCACAAAGGATCTCGAGCTCTCCATCCATCCACATCCGACGCTCTCCGAAACGGTGATGGAGGCGGCCGAAGTCTTTCTGGGTCACGGCACGCACGTTTATCGGCGCTGA